DNA sequence from the Methanobrevibacter sp. genome:
GAATGTGGTGAACCTGAATGTTACACTACTGCTGATAAATGTCCAATTTGTGGGAGTGAAACTGAATTAATTAGAAAAGTATCATTCGTTGATGCTCCAGGTCACGAAACCCTTATGGCAACTATGTTATCTGGTGCTGCAATTATGGATGGTGCAGTATTAGTTATTGCTGCAAATGAAACTTGTCCACAACCACAAACTAAGGAACATCTTATGGCACTTGATGTTATCGGTGTAAAAGATGTTATTGTAGTTCAAAATAAAATTGATATTGTTTCAAAAGAAAGAGCTATCGAAAGTTATAATGAAATTAAGGAATTTGTTAAAGGTACTTGTGCTGAAGATGCTTTAATTATCCCTGTTTCTGCTCAACAAGGAGCTAATGTAGATATCTTGATTGAAGCAATGCTTAAACAAATCCAACCTCCTGAAAGGAATGTTGATGACAATGCATTAATGCATGTAGCTAGATCCTTTGATATTAATAAACCTGGTTCAGGTGCTAATAAAATTAAAGGTGGAGTCATCGGAGGTACTTTAATTCAAGGTAAATTCAAACTTGGTGACATTATTGAAATCAGACCAGGTCCAACCAATGATGGTAAAAGAATGACTTTAACCTCAGAGATTATTGGTCTTGAGGCTAATGGTGAACAAGTTGAAGAAATTGGCCCTGGAGGTCTTGTTGGTATTGCAACTAAATTAGATCCATCTTTAACTAAATCAGATTCATTATCCGGTACAGTTGCTGGTGAAGAAGGTACTTTACCTGATGTATTAGATAGTTTTGTAATGGATGCTAATTTACTTGATCGTGTTGTCGGTACTAAAGAAGAACGTGATGTTGCTCCAATTAAGCTTAAAGAACCTTTAATGATTAATTGTGGTACTACAACTACAATCGGTGTTGTTACATCTACTAAGAAAAACGAAGTTGAAGTAATGCTTAAATTACCTGTATGTGCAAGTCCAGGTGATAGAGTTGCTTTAAGTCGTAGAGTTGGGGCTCGTTGGAGATTAATTGGTTACGGTATTATTAAATAGAGGGAAAATAATGGACTCTAAAGAAGTTGTAATTGATACCAATTTTTTTATGGTTCCTTTTCAGTTCAATGTTGATATCATCACTGAACTTGAAAAATTATTACCTTCTTATAATTTAACTACTCCAAGCTTTGTTATCAATGAATTGAAGGGTTTGAAACGAAATAAAAATGCAAAAATAAGGTTAAATGCAAATTTAGCTTTAAAATTGGCTAATTCTTCAAAAGTTGAAATAAAGGATATTTCATTACTTGAAAATGAAACTGTGGATGATGCGTTACTTAGAGTTTCAGAAGTTTTAGCTACGAATGACATTGAATTAAAAAATCGTGCAAAGGACAAAGGTATTACCGTTGCATATTTAAGACAAAAAAAATATATTGCTGTTGAGGGTAAAATATAATATTAATTAAACTTATTAATAAAATGAGGGATTATTTTGTATTATAGAACAAAAATTAGGGATACTGTAAGAATTCCGCCTTACAAGTTTGAAAGTCCTATTAATGAAGTCGCTATTGAAACTTTAAACGAACAGTATGCTGGTCGTTTAGATAAAAAATTAGGTTTACTCATTTGTGTTAATGATATTCTTGAAATTGGTGAAGGTAAACTCATTATTGGTGATGGAGCTACATATCATAATGTTGTTTTCGAAGCAATTTTCTTTAAACCAGAACAACATGAGATTTTCGATGGTGAAGTAATTGATATTGTTGATTACGGAGCATTCGTGAGAATTGGACCTATGGATGGTTTAATCCATGTTTCCCAAGTAACTGATGATTATATTACTTATGATGGTAAAAGAGGTGCTTTACTTGCAAGAGAATCTAACAAAGTTTTAGAAGAAGGAGACTTAGTTAGAGCTAGAGCAGTAAGTGTTTCTATTAAAGATGAATCAAATAATAACATTGAAAACAGTAGGAATTCTAAAATTCCACTTACAATGAGACAAACTAATTTAGGCAGAT
Encoded proteins:
- a CDS encoding translation initiation factor IF-2 subunit gamma → MNVQSDVNIGLVGHVDHGKTTLTKALSGIWTDTHSEETKRGISIRLGYADIEFRKCPECGEPECYTTADKCPICGSETELIRKVSFVDAPGHETLMATMLSGAAIMDGAVLVIAANETCPQPQTKEHLMALDVIGVKDVIVVQNKIDIVSKERAIESYNEIKEFVKGTCAEDALIIPVSAQQGANVDILIEAMLKQIQPPERNVDDNALMHVARSFDINKPGSGANKIKGGVIGGTLIQGKFKLGDIIEIRPGPTNDGKRMTLTSEIIGLEANGEQVEEIGPGGLVGIATKLDPSLTKSDSLSGTVAGEEGTLPDVLDSFVMDANLLDRVVGTKEERDVAPIKLKEPLMINCGTTTTIGVVTSTKKNEVEVMLKLPVCASPGDRVALSRRVGARWRLIGYGIIK
- a CDS encoding twitching motility protein PilT; translated protein: MDSKEVVIDTNFFMVPFQFNVDIITELEKLLPSYNLTTPSFVINELKGLKRNKNAKIRLNANLALKLANSSKVEIKDISLLENETVDDALLRVSEVLATNDIELKNRAKDKGITVAYLRQKKYIAVEGKI
- a CDS encoding DNA-directed RNA polymerase — encoded protein: MYYRTKIRDTVRIPPYKFESPINEVAIETLNEQYAGRLDKKLGLLICVNDILEIGEGKLIIGDGATYHNVVFEAIFFKPEQHEIFDGEVIDIVDYGAFVRIGPMDGLIHVSQVTDDYITYDGKRGALLARESNKVLEEGDLVRARAVSVSIKDESNNNIENSRNSKIPLTMRQTNLGRFEWIEEAKQKNKKVKE